A genomic window from Rhizobium sp. Pop5 includes:
- a CDS encoding carboxy terminal-processing peptidase translates to MRIPYVFLGAFLAIAQTAYAEVASPPVLAPLKRQAQAAELSAQFLSRYSYKPVPLDDALSAKIMDRFVKSLDPDRMLFLQADVDRFMADRSEIDDAIEKQDLKIPFSIFNVYEQRVVERMSYARSLLKQDFDFGTQENFSVLRDKAPWPQSEAESNELWRKRVKSDWLRLKLGGKTDAAIRETLDKRYENTLERAYKFKSDDVFQSFMDAYSTSIDPHTDYFGAAASADFNVSMKLSLFGIGAVLQERDDYTTIRELVPGGPAQLSGKLAVGDRITGVGQGKDGPIKEVVGTRLDEVVQMIRGKKGSVVRLDVLPADAGADATHRVISLVRDKISLDKQAARKAVLSVKVGDATRKIGVITLPVFYEDFEAKNKGDKDYKSATRDVAKLLEELKDEKVDGVLIDLRNNGGGSLDEAIDLTGLFIGKGPVVQQRRSDGKIDVKRSDLSAPVWAGPMGVLINRGSASASEIFAAAIQDYGRGVIVGEPSFGKGTVQTVVDLDEMVHNSKPEFGELKVTIAQFFRVNGGTTQLRGVTPDIVLPGLSDPTAFGETSYDNALPWAEIKPANYAPADTVARLLPTLQSRHDARVGSDQDFQNLLKDIADLKAQREKGVISLNEAERRKEAAAREKRFKDRAQAGDGEDPGGDDGLEADERSLSADIAMENARKKAKDVLLDEAAAIVADEADLQGDVLKAVTKQ, encoded by the coding sequence ATGCGCATACCTTACGTTTTTCTTGGTGCATTTCTTGCAATTGCACAGACCGCATATGCTGAAGTCGCGTCACCGCCTGTTTTGGCGCCGCTGAAGCGGCAGGCGCAGGCTGCTGAATTGAGCGCGCAGTTTCTTTCGCGATACAGCTACAAGCCCGTTCCGCTCGATGACGCCTTGTCGGCCAAGATCATGGATCGGTTTGTCAAATCGCTCGATCCGGACCGCATGCTCTTCCTGCAAGCCGATGTCGACAGGTTCATGGCCGATCGCAGCGAGATCGACGATGCCATAGAGAAGCAGGACTTGAAGATCCCGTTTTCTATCTTCAACGTGTATGAGCAACGCGTCGTCGAGCGCATGAGCTACGCGCGCAGCCTGCTGAAGCAGGACTTCGATTTCGGCACGCAGGAAAACTTTTCGGTGCTGCGTGACAAAGCGCCTTGGCCGCAGTCGGAAGCCGAGAGCAATGAGCTTTGGCGCAAGCGCGTCAAGAGCGACTGGCTGCGGCTGAAGCTCGGCGGCAAGACCGACGCGGCGATCCGCGAAACGCTCGACAAACGCTATGAAAATACGCTCGAGCGCGCCTACAAGTTCAAAAGCGACGACGTTTTCCAGTCGTTCATGGACGCCTACTCAACCTCGATCGACCCGCATACGGATTATTTCGGCGCGGCCGCTTCGGCCGACTTCAATGTCTCGATGAAGCTTTCGCTGTTCGGCATCGGCGCCGTGCTGCAGGAGCGCGACGATTATACGACGATCCGCGAACTCGTGCCCGGCGGGCCGGCGCAGCTGTCCGGCAAGCTCGCGGTCGGAGACCGCATCACCGGCGTTGGGCAGGGCAAGGACGGGCCGATCAAGGAAGTGGTGGGCACGCGCCTCGATGAAGTCGTGCAGATGATCCGTGGGAAAAAAGGCTCCGTGGTGCGGCTTGATGTTCTGCCGGCGGACGCCGGGGCAGATGCCACGCATCGCGTCATCAGCCTGGTGCGCGATAAGATCAGTCTCGACAAGCAGGCTGCCAGGAAGGCCGTGCTGTCGGTGAAGGTGGGCGACGCGACGCGCAAGATCGGCGTCATCACCCTGCCGGTCTTCTACGAGGATTTTGAAGCCAAGAACAAAGGCGACAAGGATTACAAGAGCGCCACCCGCGATGTCGCCAAGCTTCTCGAAGAGCTGAAGGACGAAAAGGTCGACGGCGTTCTCATCGACCTGCGCAACAATGGCGGCGGTTCTTTGGACGAGGCGATCGATCTGACCGGCCTCTTCATCGGCAAGGGACCGGTCGTTCAGCAACGTCGCAGCGACGGCAAGATCGACGTCAAAAGGTCTGACCTCTCCGCGCCCGTCTGGGCAGGCCCGATGGGCGTCCTGATCAACCGCGGCTCGGCTTCGGCTTCGGAGATTTTTGCCGCGGCAATCCAGGATTACGGTCGAGGCGTGATCGTCGGCGAACCGAGTTTCGGGAAGGGCACCGTTCAGACCGTCGTCGATCTCGACGAGATGGTCCACAATAGCAAACCCGAATTCGGGGAGCTGAAAGTGACGATTGCCCAGTTCTTCCGGGTCAACGGCGGTACGACGCAGCTGCGCGGCGTAACACCCGATATCGTTCTGCCGGGTCTGTCCGATCCAACCGCTTTCGGCGAAACCAGTTATGACAACGCCCTGCCATGGGCTGAGATCAAGCCCGCGAACTATGCGCCCGCCGATACGGTCGCGAGGCTGCTGCCGACTTTGCAGAGCCGCCACGATGCGCGGGTCGGCAGCGATCAGGACTTCCAGAATCTGTTGAAAGACATTGCCGACTTGAAGGCGCAGCGCGAGAAGGGGGTTATCTCCCTCAACGAAGCGGAACGTCGCAAAGAAGCGGCGGCCCGAGAGAAACGGTTCAAGGATCGGGCGCAGGCAGGCGATGGCGAAGATCCGGGTGGCGATGACGGCCTGGAGGCGGACGAGCGCAGCCTGAGCGCCGATATTGCCATGGAGAATGCCCGAAAGAAGGCAAAGGACGTCTTGCTGGACGAGGCCGCCGCCATTGTTGCCGACGAGGCGGATTTGCAGGGAGACGTCCTAAAGGCAGTCACGAAACAATAG
- a CDS encoding EAL domain-containing protein: protein MKLRRNLARSIMSHTSAFAPAIFAAIIAAIVVWVATNWRMERSLADERSIVAGELATISSRLQTNLNSNVKLLQGLAAGIAVNPTMDQSGFSKLAAQILQPDSQLRSFAAAPGMVVRWVYPEKGNEKAIGLDYRTNEKQRAGAMLARNTHNIVLTGPVELVQGGTAFVVRCPVYINDGASQVFWGLLSGIVDTPRLYRESGLGSTELEIAISTVPEPNAPQQVFFGSLETFSKKPVETSVDMVYGRWTLAARPKQGWGQNSGIGIFEFYASLLALCVVAPIVWVGFLTKSRQQTIEKLRLHKKKLVRAQQRLEYLSLHDALTGLPNRRFVDRMISQPPRPAPGDCLILIHIDLDRFKEINDTKGHAGGDTVLQATAFRLADLAGPNDVAARIGGDEFIFASWSTNPEPKANALAQQIVDTLEQTLFIDGAECLVGASVGVAWETERAGDRDLSQLLLNADLALYEAKKTGRGRAAIFTEELRSAAIHSKELADEFNHALDRDELVAFFQPQFNANTLDIVGVETLARWDHPRKGLLAPDKFLDVAERLGRTGDMDRLILQKALFELTRWDSLGMQIPRVSVNMSARRLAQPNLLAELSELPLASGRLCFELLETISFDELQPVLNEIIPAVKELGIEIEIDDFGTGHASIVSLLRFEPRRLKIDREIIKPIIASPSQRRLVTSIIEIGRSQNIDIVAEGVETMEHAKILKDLGCHILQGYALARPMTSEQLIEFCRIKDKGATAAGR from the coding sequence ATGAAGCTTCGAAGAAATCTAGCTCGCTCTATAATGAGCCATACCAGCGCATTCGCTCCCGCAATATTTGCCGCAATTATTGCTGCAATCGTCGTCTGGGTAGCAACGAACTGGCGGATGGAGCGATCGCTGGCCGATGAACGTTCGATCGTTGCCGGCGAGCTTGCCACCATATCCTCTCGGCTTCAGACGAACCTCAATAGCAATGTGAAGCTGTTGCAGGGGCTGGCCGCCGGCATCGCAGTCAATCCGACGATGGATCAAAGCGGATTTTCCAAGCTTGCCGCACAGATCCTGCAGCCCGATTCACAATTGCGAAGCTTCGCCGCAGCACCCGGGATGGTGGTCAGATGGGTTTATCCGGAGAAAGGAAACGAAAAGGCCATCGGTCTCGACTACCGGACGAATGAGAAGCAGCGGGCTGGCGCCATGCTGGCGCGCAATACTCACAATATCGTCCTGACGGGCCCGGTGGAGCTTGTTCAAGGCGGAACCGCCTTTGTGGTGCGGTGCCCGGTTTACATCAACGACGGCGCGAGCCAGGTTTTTTGGGGGCTGCTTTCCGGAATCGTCGACACACCAAGGCTTTACCGGGAAAGCGGTCTCGGCTCCACCGAGCTTGAGATCGCCATCAGCACCGTTCCGGAGCCGAACGCCCCCCAGCAGGTTTTCTTTGGCAGTCTCGAGACTTTTTCAAAGAAACCGGTCGAGACATCCGTCGATATGGTCTATGGCCGATGGACCCTCGCCGCACGGCCAAAGCAGGGATGGGGTCAAAATAGCGGGATCGGCATTTTTGAGTTCTATGCCAGCCTGTTGGCATTATGTGTCGTTGCGCCGATCGTCTGGGTCGGTTTCCTGACCAAGTCACGCCAGCAAACGATTGAAAAACTTCGCCTTCACAAGAAGAAACTCGTTCGAGCCCAGCAAAGGCTGGAATACCTGTCATTGCATGACGCGCTGACGGGTCTTCCCAATCGACGATTTGTTGACCGGATGATCTCGCAGCCGCCGCGGCCCGCCCCGGGAGATTGTCTGATACTCATCCATATCGACCTGGATCGTTTTAAAGAGATCAATGATACGAAAGGGCATGCCGGAGGTGACACGGTCTTGCAGGCAACGGCTTTCCGCCTTGCCGATTTGGCTGGTCCAAACGACGTAGCGGCTCGGATCGGCGGAGATGAGTTCATCTTCGCCAGCTGGAGTACCAATCCCGAGCCGAAGGCCAACGCATTGGCCCAGCAAATTGTCGATACGCTGGAGCAGACCCTTTTTATCGATGGTGCGGAGTGTCTGGTCGGCGCAAGCGTCGGCGTCGCCTGGGAGACTGAACGTGCTGGTGACCGGGACCTCAGTCAATTGCTTCTCAATGCCGATTTGGCTCTGTATGAGGCGAAGAAGACGGGCCGCGGCCGCGCGGCCATTTTTACAGAGGAGCTTCGCAGCGCCGCCATCCATTCGAAAGAATTGGCGGACGAATTTAATCACGCCCTCGATCGCGACGAACTGGTTGCGTTCTTCCAACCGCAGTTCAATGCAAACACATTGGATATTGTCGGTGTCGAGACGCTTGCCCGCTGGGATCACCCGCGAAAAGGACTGCTTGCCCCGGACAAATTTCTTGATGTCGCGGAAAGGCTGGGGCGTACCGGCGACATGGACAGGCTGATCCTGCAAAAGGCCCTGTTCGAGCTGACAAGATGGGACAGCCTGGGAATGCAAATCCCACGTGTCTCAGTCAACATGTCTGCGCGTCGACTGGCACAGCCGAACCTGCTTGCCGAGCTGTCCGAGCTTCCTCTGGCAAGCGGTCGCCTGTGTTTCGAGCTGCTTGAAACAATCTCCTTCGACGAACTTCAACCCGTCCTTAATGAGATTATTCCAGCCGTCAAAGAGCTTGGCATCGAAATCGAGATCGATGATTTCGGCACCGGACATGCCAGCATCGTCAGTCTGCTTCGATTTGAACCGCGACGACTGAAGATCGATCGCGAAATCATCAAGCCGATTATCGCGTCTCCATCTCAGCGCCGTCTGGTAACCTCGATCATCGAAATCGGCCGATCGCAGAACATCGACATCGTTGCCGAGGGCGTGGAAACAATGGAGCATGCGAAGATCCTGAAAGATCTCGGCTGCCATATCCTGCAAGGTTACGCTCTGGCCCGACCGATGACCTCGGAGCAGTTGATTGAATTCTGCCGTATCAAGGACAAAGGAGCTACAGCGGCAGGCCGATAG
- a CDS encoding DUF2726 domain-containing protein — protein sequence MHYRQRSVLFSAPGLIVGVAALGASGGITIADLDKPELLIAALLVGLIIGMAVEQLLATMRKQARRERNRSRRRKKRSNERIILWPSSPMRAVAPMRPIDATDQLRIVMKSHFTIQPLLNKSEARVFRELDSIVIGCNSSWQVMAQVSLGEILRSTDAGAYSCINSKRVDLLLVDSNCQPRHVIEYQGGAHHQSAAAARDAIKKEALRRAGIGYHEVVAGQTTPSELRRLVEKLVDKPGVT from the coding sequence ATGCACTATCGCCAAAGGTCGGTGCTGTTTTCAGCACCTGGACTGATTGTCGGAGTTGCCGCACTAGGCGCTTCGGGTGGTATAACTATCGCAGATCTCGATAAGCCAGAACTGCTGATTGCCGCCCTCCTTGTCGGTCTCATCATCGGCATGGCCGTTGAGCAGCTCCTAGCCACGATGAGAAAGCAGGCGCGGCGGGAGAGAAACAGGTCACGCCGGAGGAAAAAGCGGAGCAACGAGCGCATTATACTGTGGCCCTCATCTCCAATGCGAGCTGTGGCGCCAATGAGGCCAATCGACGCCACAGATCAATTGCGTATCGTCATGAAATCGCATTTCACCATTCAGCCGTTGCTCAACAAGAGCGAAGCCCGAGTGTTTCGCGAACTCGACAGCATCGTGATCGGCTGCAATTCTTCTTGGCAGGTGATGGCGCAGGTTTCGTTGGGCGAAATCCTCCGAAGCACCGATGCGGGCGCCTACAGTTGCATCAACTCCAAGCGGGTCGACTTACTGCTCGTAGACAGCAATTGCCAACCGCGGCACGTCATCGAATATCAGGGCGGGGCGCATCATCAAAGTGCCGCAGCCGCACGCGATGCAATAAAGAAAGAGGCGCTGCGACGCGCCGGGATCGGCTACCACGAGGTGGTGGCGGGACAAACGACCCCGTCAGAACTCAGGCGATTGGTCGAGAAACTGGTGGACAAGCCCGGTGTCACCTAA
- a CDS encoding ABC transporter ATP-binding protein, which yields MTALLSLSHVTKVYRQGGMLGRRLITAVKDVSFELGEEPEILSIVGESGSGKSTVAAMILGQTEPTEGQLQFAGKTVAIHSRAERKAFMKEVQPVLQNPFEAFNPLKRVDRYLFETARNFSADGKRPDRQQAEKIADAALHHVGLTLEEVKGRFPHELSGGQLQRVAIARALIPEPRLLVADEPVSMVDASLRMAIVNLFGRLKSELGLSIIYITHDLATAYYVSDNIIIMRKGEIVERGRARAVLDDPQHEYSRALKDAVLAADFAAVV from the coding sequence TTGACCGCTCTGCTTAGCCTCTCACATGTCACCAAAGTCTACCGGCAGGGCGGCATGCTCGGCCGGCGCCTGATCACGGCGGTCAAGGATGTCAGCTTCGAACTCGGCGAGGAGCCGGAGATCCTCTCGATCGTCGGCGAATCCGGCTCGGGCAAATCGACGGTCGCGGCAATGATCCTCGGCCAGACCGAACCGACGGAAGGGCAACTTCAATTCGCCGGCAAGACCGTCGCCATCCATAGCCGGGCCGAGCGCAAGGCTTTCATGAAGGAGGTCCAGCCGGTTCTCCAGAACCCCTTCGAAGCCTTCAATCCGTTGAAGCGGGTCGACCGCTATCTCTTCGAGACCGCCCGCAATTTTTCCGCTGACGGAAAACGACCGGACCGGCAACAGGCCGAGAAAATAGCCGACGCCGCCCTCCATCACGTCGGCTTGACGCTGGAAGAGGTGAAAGGCCGCTTCCCCCACGAACTCTCCGGCGGCCAGCTTCAGCGCGTCGCCATCGCCCGCGCGCTGATCCCTGAACCCCGCCTGCTGGTGGCCGACGAACCGGTCTCCATGGTCGACGCGTCGCTCCGCATGGCGATCGTGAACCTCTTCGGCCGCCTGAAGAGCGAACTCGGGCTTTCGATCATCTACATCACCCACGACCTCGCCACCGCCTATTACGTCAGCGACAATATTATCATCATGCGCAAAGGTGAGATTGTTGAACGAGGACGGGCGCGGGCAGTGTTGGATGATCCGCAGCATGAGTATTCGCGGGCGCTGAAGGATGCGGTGTTGGCGGCGGATTTTGCTGCGGTGGTGTGA
- a CDS encoding ABC transporter ATP-binding protein, which yields MENLVEIQNLKAYYRAFLYGVDREVRAVDDISLTIGRGEVYGVAGESSSGKTTLIKTIAGAIRPPLRVVSGSVKFHFGGGTQDIYAMTPEERMALRWRHLSYIMQGSMNVLNPVRRIRHSFTDFAFRHVKVSKSIFFEKVAAHLQRLKLDPQLLDAYPHELSGGMRQRMTIALATILTPEFIIADEPTTALDVIVQRDVLSMIREIQREMGSSFLFVTHDMGVHAMVSDRIGIVYAGRLVEEAPTAKLFSMPLHPYTQHLVGSLPKIGDPTTRPSLEGRPPNLAMPPEGCRFHPRCPKRMEICSQKVPPMVTVEPQRRVACFAVTGDQV from the coding sequence ATGGAGAATTTGGTCGAAATCCAGAATCTGAAAGCCTATTATCGCGCCTTCCTCTACGGCGTCGATCGCGAAGTGCGGGCTGTCGACGATATCAGCCTGACGATCGGCCGCGGCGAGGTCTATGGCGTGGCCGGCGAATCGAGCAGCGGCAAGACGACGCTGATCAAGACCATTGCTGGCGCCATCCGGCCACCGCTCCGGGTCGTCTCCGGCAGCGTCAAATTCCATTTCGGCGGAGGCACCCAGGATATCTATGCGATGACGCCGGAAGAGCGCATGGCGCTGCGCTGGCGGCATCTCTCCTACATCATGCAGGGCTCGATGAACGTGCTCAATCCGGTGCGCCGGATCCGCCATTCCTTCACCGATTTCGCCTTCCGGCACGTGAAGGTCAGCAAATCAATCTTTTTCGAAAAGGTCGCCGCCCACCTGCAACGGCTGAAGCTCGATCCGCAGCTGCTCGACGCCTATCCGCACGAATTATCAGGCGGCATGCGCCAGCGCATGACCATTGCGCTTGCCACGATCCTCACGCCGGAATTCATCATCGCCGACGAACCGACGACGGCGCTTGACGTAATCGTCCAGCGCGACGTCCTGTCGATGATCCGCGAAATCCAGCGCGAAATGGGCTCTTCCTTCCTGTTCGTCACGCACGACATGGGAGTTCACGCGATGGTCTCCGACCGCATCGGCATCGTCTATGCCGGGCGCCTCGTCGAGGAGGCGCCGACCGCCAAACTCTTCAGCATGCCGCTCCATCCCTATACGCAGCACCTCGTCGGCAGCCTGCCGAAGATCGGCGACCCCACGACGCGGCCTTCGCTGGAGGGACGCCCGCCGAACCTCGCCATGCCGCCGGAAGGCTGCCGGTTTCACCCACGCTGCCCGAAGCGGATGGAGATTTGCTCACAGAAGGTTCCGCCCATGGTGACCGTCGAGCCGCAACGGCGCGTGGCATGTTTTGCAGTAACGGGAGATCAGGTTTGA
- a CDS encoding ABC transporter permease — translation MFTIIRDLARQNMEFLCGLLLFAVIVGFVILSYFSPYGATDIYLLPPDMPPDGDYWLGTTSRGQDVFWQLTTGLRNTLYFGIGVAFLSRIISLVVGLVAGYAGGTVDRVLMAINDSVMVIPQFPLLILFYFVLKDNMTWAVLIVIMASLGWSYDARLIRSVALGLKSRPFTTQSVYSGMTMRKILVEEHLPYVLPIVFATTMNNMIWSIGMEITLSVLGFTDIETPTMGMMIYWANAHSALISGIWWWVAAPVAVIVILFLALFLLSMSMNEYNDPRSRLNRMGS, via the coding sequence ATGTTTACCATCATCCGCGACCTCGCACGCCAGAACATGGAATTCCTCTGCGGTCTGCTGCTCTTTGCCGTTATCGTCGGCTTCGTCATCTTGTCGTATTTCTCGCCCTATGGCGCGACCGACATCTATTTGCTGCCGCCCGATATGCCACCCGACGGCGACTATTGGCTGGGCACCACCTCGCGCGGCCAGGACGTGTTCTGGCAGCTGACGACGGGGCTGCGCAACACGCTCTATTTCGGCATCGGCGTCGCCTTTCTCTCGCGCATCATCTCGTTGGTCGTCGGCCTGGTGGCCGGTTATGCCGGCGGCACGGTGGACCGGGTGCTGATGGCCATCAACGACAGCGTCATGGTCATCCCGCAATTTCCGCTGCTAATCCTTTTCTATTTCGTGCTGAAGGACAACATGACCTGGGCCGTGCTGATCGTCATCATGGCCTCGCTCGGCTGGTCCTATGATGCGCGGCTGATCCGCTCCGTGGCGCTCGGCCTGAAGAGCCGGCCCTTCACCACCCAGAGCGTCTATTCCGGCATGACGATGCGCAAGATCCTCGTCGAGGAGCACCTACCCTATGTGCTGCCGATCGTCTTCGCCACGACGATGAACAACATGATCTGGTCGATCGGCATGGAGATCACCCTTTCTGTGCTCGGCTTCACCGACATCGAGACGCCGACCATGGGCATGATGATCTATTGGGCCAATGCGCATTCGGCGCTGATCTCAGGCATATGGTGGTGGGTGGCCGCCCCCGTCGCCGTCATCGTCATCCTCTTCCTGGCGCTCTTCCTGCTCTCCATGTCGATGAACGAATACAATGATCCGCGCAGCCGGCTGAACCGGATGGGAAGTTAG
- a CDS encoding ABC transporter permease yields MTSYLIFVLKRFGQFLLVVFLGVTITFFVTHLTPIDPVEESIGAITQMGQSDPNAIELMRQSLRELYGMQGSIWQQYLHFWLRLATGDLGPSLSAFPTPVSTIILRSLPWTIGLMTVSTLITFVLGNAIGALAGYYRKDMVLKAVSLVFIAMLPIPYYILAFVLLIVFGFIWPVLPINGGYEMNANLDLSFALVIDILKHSILPALSLILVGAGSWLIGMRALVSNIITDDYVVFAELGGVPKGKILRSYIARNAMVPQFTGLAMSLGAIFNGTVITEIVFGYPGIGNLLIEAVHAGDYSLVLGLSALSIVGVAAAVFIIDVLSPLIDPRIKVE; encoded by the coding sequence ATGACGTCCTATCTGATCTTTGTGCTGAAGCGGTTTGGTCAGTTTCTGCTCGTCGTCTTTCTCGGCGTGACGATCACCTTCTTCGTCACCCACCTGACCCCGATCGATCCGGTCGAAGAAAGCATAGGCGCCATCACGCAGATGGGTCAGTCCGACCCGAACGCGATCGAGCTGATGCGCCAGTCGCTACGCGAGCTCTATGGAATGCAGGGCTCGATCTGGCAGCAATATCTGCATTTCTGGCTGCGGCTCGCGACCGGCGATCTCGGTCCCTCGCTCTCGGCGTTTCCGACCCCCGTTTCGACAATCATCCTGCGCTCCCTGCCCTGGACCATCGGCCTGATGACGGTGTCCACCCTGATCACCTTCGTGCTCGGCAATGCGATCGGCGCGCTTGCCGGCTATTACCGCAAAGACATGGTGCTGAAGGCCGTCAGTCTCGTCTTCATCGCGATGCTGCCCATTCCCTATTATATCCTCGCCTTCGTGCTTCTCATCGTCTTCGGCTTTATCTGGCCGGTGCTGCCGATCAATGGCGGCTACGAGATGAACGCCAATCTGGACCTCTCCTTTGCTCTCGTCATCGATATCCTCAAACACTCCATCCTGCCGGCCCTCTCGCTGATCCTTGTCGGCGCCGGCAGCTGGCTGATCGGCATGCGGGCATTGGTTTCCAACATCATTACCGACGACTATGTCGTCTTTGCCGAGCTCGGCGGCGTTCCCAAGGGAAAGATCCTGCGCTCCTACATCGCCCGCAACGCCATGGTGCCGCAGTTCACCGGGCTTGCCATGTCGCTCGGCGCGATCTTCAACGGCACGGTCATCACCGAAATCGTCTTCGGCTATCCCGGCATCGGCAATCTGCTGATCGAAGCGGTGCATGCCGGCGACTACAGCCTGGTGCTCGGCCTCAGCGCCCTGTCGATCGTCGGTGTTGCCGCCGCGGTCTTCATCATCGACGTGCTGAGCCCGCTGATCGATCCGCGCATCAAGGTGGAATAG
- a CDS encoding ABC transporter substrate-binding protein, which produces MQQWKRLAFGVALAALSLAAAAKADDYTSLPRKETLIVENPEGTIKNPGWFNIWVNGGGGVSTGLQQLTMDTLWYIDPEQGLGGAAWDNSLAADKPQYNADFTEMTVKLRKGLYWSDGVEFTADDVVYTVKTQMDHPGMVWSAAFSVQVASVEATDPQTVVFKLKKPNSRFHAIFTVRWNGAWIMPKHVFEKVEDPLRYDFANPVSLGAYKLKAYDPQGKWYTWEKRDDWQRTSLARFGEPAPKYVTYTDPGPPDKRTIAQLEHNLDIIHDNTPEGMFTLKEKSKTIDTWFPGFPFAHPDPTLPAVIFNTQNPPFDNADVRWALALLIDIKAVDMASYRGAATLSALGVPPTAATMKDYQAPMQDWLKNFEIDTGKSKIKPYDPTVGQQIADILRKQPKFKDQIPTDPEAISGAFGYGWWKPDPKAAGELLEKAGFKKSGGKWLTPDGQPFKIRMTVEGDTRSVFTRAGTLIAQQWAAFGIDAKAVPAAKLWQTALQPGDFQVAIAWSVETWGGDPDLSFFLDSWHSQFVAKKGDVQPPRNWQRWSNPELDKIIESIRGISADDPKGMELGKDYLKLVTREMPTIPLMSYNVFTSMDTTYWTGYPTIKDPYTDPVPNWANSRLMMVKLKPAQPK; this is translated from the coding sequence ATGCAACAGTGGAAGAGGCTCGCATTCGGCGTCGCGCTGGCCGCACTTAGTCTGGCCGCCGCCGCCAAGGCCGATGACTACACCTCCTTGCCACGCAAGGAGACGCTCATCGTCGAAAATCCGGAAGGGACGATCAAAAATCCCGGCTGGTTCAACATCTGGGTCAATGGCGGCGGCGGCGTGTCGACCGGCCTGCAGCAGCTGACCATGGATACACTCTGGTATATCGACCCCGAACAAGGGCTTGGCGGCGCGGCCTGGGACAATTCGCTCGCCGCCGACAAGCCGCAATATAATGCCGACTTCACCGAAATGACCGTGAAACTGCGCAAGGGGCTCTACTGGAGCGACGGCGTTGAATTCACGGCAGACGACGTGGTCTATACCGTCAAGACGCAGATGGATCACCCCGGCATGGTCTGGAGTGCGGCCTTCTCGGTGCAGGTGGCAAGCGTCGAGGCGACCGATCCCCAGACCGTGGTGTTCAAGCTGAAGAAGCCGAATTCGCGCTTCCATGCCATCTTCACCGTTCGCTGGAACGGCGCTTGGATCATGCCCAAGCACGTCTTCGAGAAAGTCGAAGATCCGCTTCGCTACGATTTCGCCAATCCCGTCTCGCTCGGCGCCTACAAGCTGAAGGCCTACGATCCGCAGGGCAAATGGTATACCTGGGAGAAGCGCGACGACTGGCAGCGCACCTCGCTCGCCCGCTTCGGCGAGCCGGCCCCGAAATATGTGACCTATACCGATCCCGGCCCGCCGGATAAGCGCACGATCGCCCAGCTCGAGCACAATCTCGATATCATCCACGACAATACGCCGGAGGGCATGTTCACCCTCAAGGAGAAGTCGAAGACCATCGACACCTGGTTCCCGGGCTTCCCCTTCGCCCATCCGGATCCGACGCTGCCGGCTGTCATTTTCAACACCCAGAATCCGCCCTTCGACAATGCCGATGTACGCTGGGCGCTGGCCCTGCTGATCGACATCAAGGCAGTCGACATGGCGAGCTACCGCGGGGCGGCGACGCTTTCGGCGCTCGGCGTGCCGCCGACGGCCGCTACGATGAAAGACTATCAGGCGCCGATGCAGGATTGGCTGAAGAATTTCGAGATCGATACCGGCAAGAGCAAGATCAAGCCCTATGACCCGACAGTCGGGCAACAGATCGCCGATATCCTGCGCAAGCAGCCGAAGTTCAAGGACCAGATCCCGACCGATCCGGAGGCGATCAGCGGTGCCTTCGGCTATGGCTGGTGGAAACCGGACCCGAAAGCGGCCGGCGAACTTCTGGAAAAGGCAGGCTTCAAGAAATCCGGCGGCAAATGGCTGACTCCGGACGGCCAGCCCTTCAAGATCCGAATGACGGTCGAAGGCGATACTCGCTCCGTCTTCACCCGCGCCGGCACGCTGATCGCGCAGCAATGGGCGGCCTTCGGTATCGACGCCAAAGCCGTGCCCGCCGCGAAACTTTGGCAGACGGCGCTGCAGCCCGGCGATTTCCAGGTGGCGATCGCCTGGAGCGTCGAAACCTGGGGCGGCGATCCCGACCTCTCCTTCTTCCTCGACAGCTGGCACTCCCAGTTCGTGGCGAAGAAGGGTGATGTTCAGCCGCCGCGCAACTGGCAGCGCTGGTCCAATCCGGAGCTCGACAAGATCATCGAGAGCATCCGCGGCATCAGTGCGGACGATCCGAAGGGCATGGAGCTCGGCAAGGATTATCTGAAGCTGGTCACCCGCGAAATGCCGACGATCCCGCTCATGTCCTATAACGTCTTCACCTCGATGGATACGACCTATTGGACCGGCTATCCGACGATCAAGGACCCCTATACGGATCCGGTGCCGAACTGGGCGAACTCCAGGTTGATGATGGTCAAGCTGAAGCCGGCTCAACCGAAATAA